TCCGCATAAGAAAAGAAGTAGGATCGTGCAGGTAAACGGTTTCTTTGCAGGAGTGATGGATTCTCGTAATCTGGTGACATGCGCAATCGGCCCTCCTAAGTTAGGGATAAAATGGTGGGAATCATGTATATGCAAAATGAAAATCTGGTAATGATTCTTAGTATAGCAAAAAAAATCTAAAAGGGAACCGTTTTCAAAAAAATCTGGATACGTGTTCAGGATTCAGTTACAATAGGTAACAACAAAAACATTTGCAGAAGGGGAAAACCATGGCAACACGACAGGATGTGGCAAAATTAGCCGGAGTTTCACCGTCGACAGTTTCCAGAGTCATCAATGAAAACGGATATGTGGCGGAAGATGTGCGGAAACGCGTCAAACAAGCAATTCAGGAATTGAATTATATTCCCAATCGGGTGGCAAGGAGTTTGCGTATGCAAAAATGTCGGCAAATTGCCTGCATTACCCCATCCATCAGCAACTCATTTTACCATGAAATTGTCATGGGCATCGAAGAAATTGCGCTGGAGAATGGTTATACGTTTTCGCTCTATAACTTGACATATGAGAAACGAGAATACCTCAAACTGATACTGGAAGGGTTTCATGATGGCGTCATCTTGCTGCAGCCATCCGAAGTGGAAAAAATCCTGCCCTTGGAACAAATTGCAAAGCATCTGCCGATCAGTATGTACTGTGACCGCAGAGAAGTTGCGGCCATTCCTCATGTGTATGTAAATTTGCGCCGTGCGATGCGGAAGAATGTCAGTCATTTAATTCGTTTGGGCCATCGTGATATCATCTTTCTTGGGTATGAATTTCATGCACCTGAGGAAAATCCAAGATTTCAAGGGTATGTGGATGCCATGAATGAGTTCGGATTGCCGATCTTGCCGCATCATCAGCAATTTATTCCGGATTTGAAGGATACGTTGACGGTTGGGTATCAAAAAATGATCGAGTTCCTGGAGAGGGGTATGACATGTACGGCAGTTGTTGCCTCCAATGACTTATTGGCGGTCGGTGCGATGCGCGCATTTACCGAAAGAGGGATGCGAGTCCCTGATGATGTGTCGATCACAGGTGTTGATGATTCGGAGATTTCAAGATTGATTACACCTAGTCTTTCTACCATTGGCATCCCAAAGCAAGAGATCGGGAATCTCCTGATGCGGCAATTGTTAGACCAAATCAATGGGATGCAAACAGTTTATCCTGCGATCGAAGTATCAACGGAACTGATCATGCGGGAGTCTGTCATGAAAAAGAAAATAAAAATCGAATGATGTCTGGCAAATATCTGTACGTTTTTTGGCGTTGTGAATATTGATGATCGCAACGCAACGTTTCATTTTCTATGGACTCGATTTCATATGCAATAGAATCCAGTATTCCGGCAAAAATCAAAAAACGATGCAATTTCGGCTTTTCTAATCGAATGGAAACGAGCAAAAAAGTTATTGACAAGCCCTAGAAAAAACAAATATAGTAAATGCATGGAATTACAGTAATTACACTTCCATCATTTGATCATCATCTGTTATATGAACACGAAACCATAATGAAAGAACAATCGTTCAGCAAGAGGCAACTGGAAGAACTACATAGCAAAAAGCGGGTTACATTTTTCACACTTTATGAATGCGATTTCATAGTAAAAGGAGAGAATGTTATGAAAAAAACAGTTTTAGGAATCAGCGCAGTGCTTGCAACAAGTCTGTTGGCAACAGCCTGTGGTTCCAGCAGCTCTTCTACTGCCGCATCCGGTGGAAATTCATCATCGGCGGGTTCTGAAACGATTACAGTTGCTTCATGGAATGACGCTGCAGACTCATTAAAAGCGGAAATTGCAGGATTTAACAAAAAATATCCCAATATTAAAGTAAATATTCAATATGTGGATACAAATTATACAAAAATCATGCCGGAATTGGCATCCGGTTCCAACGTTCCTGATATCATTCAAACACAAAATCGGGATTTTCCGGCATTCATGAAAAAATTCCCCGGCGAATTTGTTGATATCACGAATCAAACGAAGGACTTGAAAGACAAGTTTGTTGCGTCTGCATGGGAGCCGGTTACAGGCAGCGACGGAAAAATCTATGCAATGCCTTGGGATCTAGGTCCGGCTGCCGTGTATTATCGAAAAGACATGTTCCAGCAGGCAGGTGTGGATCCGAATTCCATTAAAACTTGGGATGATTTCATCAAAGCCGGGAAACGTGTGGAGGCGAAATTTCCAGGTGTGAAAATGGAAGGCTATCAAGAGGCCAATTTTGATCCTTACGAAATATTTTTAAATGAATTGGCTGGAAATTACGTTACGTCTGGCGGGAAAATCGACATAACATCCAGTCAATCCAAACAAGCTCTTTCATTGTTGCAAAAAATGCACAAAGCAGGTCTTTTGCTGGATGTAAAGGATTGGAACGGCCAAATTACAGCCATCAATAACAACAAGTTGGCATCGATCATTTATCCGGTCTGGTATGCAGGAACTCTTATGAATTCTGTGAAAGACCAATCGGGGAAATGGGGCATCATGCCGCTTCCGGCGTTTACAGCAGGAGGAAACAACCAGGCGAACTTGGGCGGTTCCGTTTTGGCTATTACGAAACAATCGAAACATCCGGACGCGGCCTGGAAATTTATCCAATATAGTTTAGCAACGGATGAAGGGGAAAGTGTCATGTTAAAATACGGATTGTTCCCTTCCTATACCCCATTTTATAGTAATGCAGAATTCAAGAAAACAAATGATTACTTCGGGACACCGATTTATAACTTCTTTGCGTCCCAAACGAAAAACATTCCGCCTTTGAATCATGGACCGATTATGCTGGATGCATCGAAACCGCTCGGCGATATGGAAGCAGCCGTTCTCTCTGGAACAAGTCCGGATCAAGCAACACAAACAGCAGCAGAAGCCATTTCGAAATCCACCGGTCTTCCGCTGAAGTAATCGCTTATGGGGCGTTCGATATCCGGGCGCCCAGTCCCTCCGTCCCCCCAGTCCCATAGAAGAGAGGTGCCGACTTTGAGCCAATCTGTTTTAACAAACATCTCATCATCTGTTAAAAAGGGAATTACGCCACGGTCACTTGTATCAAAAAATATGGCACCCTATGTGTTTTTAACTCCTTTTGTTATCGTGTTTGTAGTATTTATGGTCTACCCCATTTTGGATTCTCTTTATTTGTCTTTTACGTCCGCACAAGGGAGCACGTCCGACTGGATTGGTCTCGCCAACTTTAAAAACGTCCTCACTGACGGATTATTTTGGAAATCGCTAGGAAACACAGCAATTATTTTGGTTGTACAGGTTCCTATTATGCTATTTCTTGGCACGCTGTTAGCAGCTTCCTTAAATTCCAAATTTGTAAAAGCACGCGTCGTCTTCCGTTTAGCCGTATTTTTGCCGGTACTGATCGATTTGGTAACGTATTCGATCGTGTTTTCCATTATTTTCAATACCCAATATGGTATTTTAAATTATCTTTTGGGATTGATTCATATCGCGCCGGTTCAATGGCTGCAAAATGCCGTTTGGGCCAAAATTGCGATCATAGTCGCAATTACTTGGAGATGGACGGGATATAATGCGATTATCCTGCTTGCAGGGCTGCAGGCAGTTCCCGAAACTCTGTATGAAGCGGCGAACGTGGATGGTGCATCTCGCGTAAAACAGTTTTTCTTTATTACGATTCCCATGCTGAAACCGATTCTTTTATTTTGCGGGATTTTATCCACAATCGGAACTTTACAGCTCTTTACAGAGCCTTTCTTGTTGACGAACGGCGGTCCCAATAATGCGACAGAAACGCCTGTCATGTACATTTATCAATTTGCATTCCAAAGTTTCCATTTTGGTTATGCATCTGCGGCTGCATATGTCTTAACAATTCTGATTGCAATTTTAAGTTATGTCCAAATTCGCGTCACAAAGGGAGGGGAACTGTAATGAGCAGAACAGGAATCACTCCGAAAATCATTACCTATTTGTTTTTGAGTCTTTCGTTGCTTGTTTCCGTGTACCCATTTTATTGGATGGTTATAGGTTCGACTTTGGATGGCAGCACGATTTTTCATCTGCCACCACATTTGTTGCCAGGCGGCCATTTTATCCAAAACCTGCAAGGTTTAGAAGCGGCAGGTCCGGTATGGACAACTCTTTGGAACAGTTTGTTTATTGCTATTGTTTATACAGTTGCCACTTTATACCTTTCAGCAATTGCCGGGTATTCGTTTGCAAAGTATGAGTTCAAAGGAAAACAAATATTGTTTTTAGTCGTGTTGGTAACGATGATGTTGCCTCAACAAGTCACATTGATTCCGTTATTTAAAATGATGAGCGTGTTTGGCTGGCAAAATCAGCCCCAATCTGTGATCCTCCCATCTTTGGCGAATGCATTCGGCGTTTTCTTTATGCGGCAAAATATGATGAATGTGCCGACGGATATGATTGAAGCGGCACGTATTGACGGATGTGGGGAACTTTCTATTTTTCACCGGATTATTTTGCCGACAACCTATCCTGCATTATCCGCATTGGCTATTTTAAGTTTTATTCAACAATGGGGGAACTTTATGTGGCCGTTGGTCATTTTACAGAACCAATCTTCCACAACATTGCCCGTCTTTTTATCCATGCTTGTTCAACCCGGACAAGTGATTCATTATGGACAAGTTCTAACGGGGACTGTAGTCGGGATTATTCCGATTCTGGTAGTTTTCCTGGTATTCCAAAAATACTTTGTATCCGGCATCTATGGAGGTGCCGTCAAAGGATAAGCGGAGAAGCGCGAACATAAAAATGACAGGTATTGATACAGATCATTCAAAATATGATATAGCAATTGCTGATGTTTTATAGTATGTTGAAACCAAAACATAAAATATGCAATACGGCTCGAAGCGGTTATTGTTTGTTATATGAGTTCATTCTTCCTTTTGAGGGTGCCGATCGTATTGCAGTATACGGAACTGATTCCTATGCAGACAAAAGGAAGCATTGCGTGAAACATCCAAAAGGTTCGATCGGTATTCGGAAATGGGGGTTGATCCTGGAAAACAAATCAAGTAAAACCCGTCTTGAATTCAAGGCGGGTTTATGTATGATCCGATGGATTGAGAATCTACATGAAAAGACCGGATGGGATGATGGGGATATGGATGCGAAAAAAAGAAATTTCATCTTGATGTTTATTGATCCAATCGTATTTACGATCGGGATGACGTTTTTATCGGTAAACGCGGTAATGACATATTTTTTATCCAACCTAGGCGCCAGTACGTTTGAAATCGGGCTTGCAAATGCCCTTGTTTCCATCGGCGCATTTGTTTCTCAACCGATTTTTGCAAAAAAAGTAATGAATCTTCCTTATAAATTAAAAACGTTTGTAAAGCTGCTATTTGCACAACGTATCTTTTTCTTGGCATTTATTCTCACCATTCCCTTCTTTTCCGTATCACATCCGCATTTTATGGTAATGTTATTTTTGATCTGTTGGTTGGGGTTTAATTTTTTTGTGGGTTCCTATGGACCATTTTATATGAGTTTATTTGTAAAAATGATTGCCGTACAGCAACGCGGACGGCTAAAAGGGTACAGTGGCGGAATCGGCAATTTGCTTGGATTAGGTATTGCCTATTTGATCGGGATTCTTTTAGCTGATATAAAGTTTCCATATAACTATACGGTAGTTTTTGCAATCGGAATTATTTTGTTGTTAATCGATGTTTTTGTATTTGCCTTAATGAAGGAATTGCCGGACCAAATTACAAAAATCAACATCAATTATTTTCAGTATTACAAATCAATTCCCAAAAATTTCAGTGATAACCCTACATTTAAAAAAATTGTCATTGCTTTCTCTTTTATGATCATCTCACAAGTAAGTTTGGCTTATTATACTCTGTATGCAGTACGGGACTTTGCTGCAAATTCGATGCAAATTGCGCTATTTACCGGGCTTGCCGGGTTGGTTAATTTCCTAGGCAATATTTGTTTTGGCATTTTGGCTGATAAACGCAGCCATCGATTTGTTTTGATTGCAGCCTCCGCTTGTGGTGCATTCGCGGGAATTTTTGCATTAACTATACACCAATTATGGGCAGTATTTGTTGCGTTTGCGTTAACAAACGTATGTTTGACCGGATACAATTTAAGCAATGGGATTTTAATCATTGAAACGGTTACAAAAGAAAAATTGCCAATGTGTATCAGCATCAACACAGTCATTACATTAATTGTTTCTTCAATTGTAACGATCGGCAGCAGTTTCTTAATTGATACATTTTCGTTTTCTATCGTTTTTTTAATAACGGCGATTGCAGGAATCATAGGTTGTGTCGTGTTGTACAGTTATGATTCAAGTCGAATACGTATTCGTTCGAATACGATGTAGGACCATGTTTGAGGCGATTCCTTCTCCGCATTTTGGATTGAACTACGATCCATCTCATCTAGTGCGACTGCGCATTGATTACTTGCGGGTACTTGAAGAATTTGGCGAAAGGATCAACCATTGCCATGGGAAAGATACAGAAATTTTACAAAATGAACTATATGAATATGGGACTCTTCCTGCATCTTTTGGGGCAAAGTTAAAGTTCACCGAGGGTTCTTGGCGTTATACAATCCCAGGTCGAGGTCTCGTGAATTGGGGGATGGTTGCCGAACAATTGGATCGTTTTGGCTACCAAGGTGTCGTCAGTATCGAACTTGAAGATCATAACTATTGGGGAACATTGGAAGCAGAGCAACAAGGTATCGTAGAAGCAGCGAAGTTTCTGGCAAAACATTTTAAGTGCGTGTTCAAAAAGTGGTTATGTAAGGCACAAGGAGTGCGAAGCCGAAGCACGAAAAGGCGACGGAGTGTACGTGTTTGGTACATGAGTAAATCTCTTTGGGATTCGGCAAAGCAATCCGCCGTGGAGTTTTGACTACTTTTTGAACATCCTCTTTAAATAGAATTTGTGATTTGTGCAATAAACTCATGGATTCATATGCTCTTAGATAAAATGGTTGGTATTTGTCCTGTATTTGAATCATTTTTATCCGATAGCAATCGTAACTAATTGCTCCGCTACTGCAAACGGGAGAATTGTTAGTCTTAATCATCAAATACAATCGATGCGGTCGCTCTGGGATTAAGCTTCCGACGAGTTCTCTCGCTGATGCAAAGAGAGAGAATCGAACAAATTTTAGGGCGAAAATTTATGTGCGAAATTTAAAAAATAATTCATAGTTTCATGCTTAGTAGCGATCACCCTGGATGTGATATGGCGGTATGTATGATTCACCGTTGATGTTGCATAATGGGTGATTTTTAATTGGCAAAATAGTTTTTTGGATGATATATTAAATATATCAACTTTAGAATTGATGGGATGATTTATACTATGGACACACCATTGTATGAAAAAATTTTTTTAGAACTGCTGGAGCAAATTCGATCAGGCATATTAAAGCCAAATGATCGCGTTCCTTCAGAAAAAGAGTTGGCAGATCAGTATCAGGTAAGCAGAATTACATCCAAAAAATCACTGGAAAAGCTTGCGCAATTAGGTGTAATTGAGCGGATTCGCGGAAAGGGCTCCTATGTGTCGGATTCATTGCCGGATCTTACAAAATTAGAGCAACCGGGGACTCAGTCCCAAAGCTTAGAAACGGAAAAAAATCCGAATGGTCTGATTGGAGTGATCATACCTGATTTTTTTTCAGATTGTTATGGAAGAGAAATATTGCGCAGCATTGAAAAACGATGTTCGGAAATGAAATATCATATAGTCATCAAGTTAACATACGGCAGTCAGGAGGAAGAAGAACTGGCGATACGTTCGCTCGTGCAGCAAGGTGTAAAAGGGTTGATTATTTACCCAGTCAATGGACAACATTATACTGCCAGTTTATTAAGGCTGGTATTGGATCAGTTTCCGCTGGTTTTAATTGACAGATATCTGAAAGGCATACCAGCATGTTCGGTGTATACGGACAACAAAGCAGCCGCGCAGGAATTAACAACTTTTTTGTTAGTTCAGGGACATCAGCACATTGCGTTTGTTTCGCCGCCTGAGGAATATACCTCCTCGATAGAAGAACGAATTCAAGGATTTACAACCGCCCATTCACACAGAGGATTCGCTGTCAATCCGAATTACGTGATAACGGAATTGTTTAGCACTTTGCCAAGTTTTAAACAAAGTGATGAAAGCGTGGAAGATCAGATTACATTAAAGACGTTTATTCAAGAAAATCCTCAAATAACAGCGTTTGTTGCTTGTGAGTATGAAATTGCAGTTGTACTTGTACAGGTATTACAATCACTGGGAAAAAAGAATCTGGACGATTACGCAATCACTTGTTTCGATCACCCGGAACATCCGTATAATGATTGGATCATCACACACATTCAGCAAAATGAACGATTGATCGGATTGAAAGCTGTAGATTTGCTCATTGACCAATTAAAAGGGAAGCCCGTGCCAAGTCAAAATATAATCGGTTTTCGCTTGGTTGAAGGCAATACGACAAGGCAAATGACCCGATCAAACAGATAAAATACAGCTAATATATTGAATTAGGTAAATCATCATTTTTTTGAAAACATAGATGACATATTAATATGTTTATGATAATATATTAATATAAAATTTATTATAACCAAATGTTTATGTATAGCAATCTAAGGCGTAGTTCTATACCAAACAAATGGTTTTATTTTTACCGCCTATAGAAAGCGCTTTCTTTTTCGGTTGTTAGAATTGTTTTGAAATGCTCATATGTTTTTATTGTAATTTGTAAAAAATTCCAATTTGTTAAAGAGGGCTTTTTATCCTTCTTTCTATATCAACATGCAAAGGAGGGATTGATTCGTCATTCGTTCTTGCCCACATGTTACGAACTACATATTCTAGGAGGGGATTCAAATGAAATCCTTATGGAAAAAGAGTTTAAATGTAATGTTGATCGCTGCATTACCTTTATCTTTGACAGCATGTGGCAGCAGCCAACAAACTTCAGGTACAAGCACAAAGCAATCGTCAGACAAGGTCATAAAGGTTGCCTATCAATCTTTTGGCCAGCCTCCGATTTGGGTAGAAGAATGGTTGAAAAAAGCAAAAACCGGTTTCGAAAAAGATCATCCCGGTGTAACGATTCAATTGGAACCGATCCAAGCCTCAGAAAACGATTTCTACACAAAAATTGACTTGATGATGAAATCTGCCGGTACAGCACCGGATGTTGTAACAGAAGATACATTTCTGATCAACTCGGATGCATCCGCAGGTTATCTTGCGCCATTAAATACGTATGTCAGCAAATGGCCCGATTGGTCACAATTTAGTGATGCAATGAAAGCGGGAAGTACGGGGAGTGATGGCAATGTCTATGGCGTACCTTTTAGCACAGATACTCGCGGGCTTTGGTATGACGTAAATATTTTCAAAAAAGCAGGATTGCCCGTCCCATGGACCCCAAAAAACTGGAATGACATTATGGCTGCTGCGAAAACGATTAAAGAAAAAGTTCCCGGCGTTGTTCCTTTCTATGGACAAGTCGGAAAAGCAACTGGCGAAGCAACAACGATGCAAACATTTGAAATGTT
Above is a window of Fodinisporobacter ferrooxydans DNA encoding:
- a CDS encoding MFS transporter; protein product: MKHPKGSIGIRKWGLILENKSSKTRLEFKAGLCMIRWIENLHEKTGWDDGDMDAKKRNFILMFIDPIVFTIGMTFLSVNAVMTYFLSNLGASTFEIGLANALVSIGAFVSQPIFAKKVMNLPYKLKTFVKLLFAQRIFFLAFILTIPFFSVSHPHFMVMLFLICWLGFNFFVGSYGPFYMSLFVKMIAVQQRGRLKGYSGGIGNLLGLGIAYLIGILLADIKFPYNYTVVFAIGIILLLIDVFVFALMKELPDQITKININYFQYYKSIPKNFSDNPTFKKIVIAFSFMIISQVSLAYYTLYAVRDFAANSMQIALFTGLAGLVNFLGNICFGILADKRSHRFVLIAASACGAFAGIFALTIHQLWAVFVAFALTNVCLTGYNLSNGILIIETVTKEKLPMCISINTVITLIVSSIVTIGSSFLIDTFSFSIVFLITAIAGIIGCVVLYSYDSSRIRIRSNTM
- a CDS encoding sugar phosphate isomerase/epimerase family protein, which produces MFEAIPSPHFGLNYDPSHLVRLRIDYLRVLEEFGERINHCHGKDTEILQNELYEYGTLPASFGAKLKFTEGSWRYTIPGRGLVNWGMVAEQLDRFGYQGVVSIELEDHNYWGTLEAEQQGIVEAAKFLAKHFKCVFKKWLCKAQGVRSRSTKRRRSVRVWYMSKSLWDSAKQSAVEF
- a CDS encoding GntR family transcriptional regulator, translating into MDTPLYEKIFLELLEQIRSGILKPNDRVPSEKELADQYQVSRITSKKSLEKLAQLGVIERIRGKGSYVSDSLPDLTKLEQPGTQSQSLETEKNPNGLIGVIIPDFFSDCYGREILRSIEKRCSEMKYHIVIKLTYGSQEEEELAIRSLVQQGVKGLIIYPVNGQHYTASLLRLVLDQFPLVLIDRYLKGIPACSVYTDNKAAAQELTTFLLVQGHQHIAFVSPPEEYTSSIEERIQGFTTAHSHRGFAVNPNYVITELFSTLPSFKQSDESVEDQITLKTFIQENPQITAFVACEYEIAVVLVQVLQSLGKKNLDDYAITCFDHPEHPYNDWIITHIQQNERLIGLKAVDLLIDQLKGKPVPSQNIIGFRLVEGNTTRQMTRSNR
- a CDS encoding LacI family DNA-binding transcriptional regulator, with amino-acid sequence MATRQDVAKLAGVSPSTVSRVINENGYVAEDVRKRVKQAIQELNYIPNRVARSLRMQKCRQIACITPSISNSFYHEIVMGIEEIALENGYTFSLYNLTYEKREYLKLILEGFHDGVILLQPSEVEKILPLEQIAKHLPISMYCDRREVAAIPHVYVNLRRAMRKNVSHLIRLGHRDIIFLGYEFHAPEENPRFQGYVDAMNEFGLPILPHHQQFIPDLKDTLTVGYQKMIEFLERGMTCTAVVASNDLLAVGAMRAFTERGMRVPDDVSITGVDDSEISRLITPSLSTIGIPKQEIGNLLMRQLLDQINGMQTVYPAIEVSTELIMRESVMKKKIKIE
- a CDS encoding ABC transporter substrate-binding protein, whose amino-acid sequence is MKKTVLGISAVLATSLLATACGSSSSSTAASGGNSSSAGSETITVASWNDAADSLKAEIAGFNKKYPNIKVNIQYVDTNYTKIMPELASGSNVPDIIQTQNRDFPAFMKKFPGEFVDITNQTKDLKDKFVASAWEPVTGSDGKIYAMPWDLGPAAVYYRKDMFQQAGVDPNSIKTWDDFIKAGKRVEAKFPGVKMEGYQEANFDPYEIFLNELAGNYVTSGGKIDITSSQSKQALSLLQKMHKAGLLLDVKDWNGQITAINNNKLASIIYPVWYAGTLMNSVKDQSGKWGIMPLPAFTAGGNNQANLGGSVLAITKQSKHPDAAWKFIQYSLATDEGESVMLKYGLFPSYTPFYSNAEFKKTNDYFGTPIYNFFASQTKNIPPLNHGPIMLDASKPLGDMEAAVLSGTSPDQATQTAAEAISKSTGLPLK
- a CDS encoding carbohydrate ABC transporter permease is translated as MSRTGITPKIITYLFLSLSLLVSVYPFYWMVIGSTLDGSTIFHLPPHLLPGGHFIQNLQGLEAAGPVWTTLWNSLFIAIVYTVATLYLSAIAGYSFAKYEFKGKQILFLVVLVTMMLPQQVTLIPLFKMMSVFGWQNQPQSVILPSLANAFGVFFMRQNMMNVPTDMIEAARIDGCGELSIFHRIILPTTYPALSALAILSFIQQWGNFMWPLVILQNQSSTTLPVFLSMLVQPGQVIHYGQVLTGTVVGIIPILVVFLVFQKYFVSGIYGGAVKG
- a CDS encoding carbohydrate ABC transporter permease — protein: MSQSVLTNISSSVKKGITPRSLVSKNMAPYVFLTPFVIVFVVFMVYPILDSLYLSFTSAQGSTSDWIGLANFKNVLTDGLFWKSLGNTAIILVVQVPIMLFLGTLLAASLNSKFVKARVVFRLAVFLPVLIDLVTYSIVFSIIFNTQYGILNYLLGLIHIAPVQWLQNAVWAKIAIIVAITWRWTGYNAIILLAGLQAVPETLYEAANVDGASRVKQFFFITIPMLKPILLFCGILSTIGTLQLFTEPFLLTNGGPNNATETPVMYIYQFAFQSFHFGYASAAAYVLTILIAILSYVQIRVTKGGEL